A single region of the Mycobacterium lentiflavum genome encodes:
- a CDS encoding YciI family protein yields MPTFITIGYGDAAGYRQLSGERRRTAHARDDEISASGALVGRAGDPVQVRNHDGAGVRVEPGAFLRSALPVAGFAVIEADDLDAAIERVSQTPCAMAYGVVEVWPLQP; encoded by the coding sequence ATGCCTACCTTCATCACGATCGGATACGGCGACGCGGCCGGATACCGCCAATTGAGCGGCGAGCGTCGACGGACCGCGCACGCCCGCGATGACGAGATCAGTGCGTCCGGCGCGCTGGTCGGCCGCGCCGGCGACCCCGTCCAGGTACGCAATCACGACGGCGCCGGCGTGCGGGTCGAGCCGGGCGCGTTCCTGCGATCGGCATTGCCGGTCGCGGGGTTCGCGGTGATCGAGGCGGACGATCTCGACGCGGCGATCGAGCGGGTGAGCCAGACCCCGTGCGCGATGGCGTACGGGGTCGTCGAAGTCTGGCCGCTACAGCCCTGA
- a CDS encoding ATP-binding protein gives MTMFNRPAGVAEAAPAEFAKPKASAAAPAKRPPAWSPSNWPVGWKVLAIVLVPLVLAVIFGGLRVNTAMSTSSGLRLAAERADLLPALTKYMSALDVALLANSTGHDVEGAKKNYDARKGELQTRLSNTDVTPDVRSGVGTLLGGGQSLLDKVADNSIGLRDRVTTYAPLLLTAEDVINASVQVDDEQIRAQAQGLSRAVGARGQMTMQEILVTRGADLPEPQLRTSMITLAGTEPSTLFGMSEVLGAGSPEAKTLQQQMVTRMAIMSDPAAVLVDNPDLLRSIQTTDAIAEQVVTDATASVTKSVQTQAHDRRNSAIVDGVAVLAAIVIALIIVLLMARALVMPLRVLRDGALRVAHTDLEEEIARVKAGEAEPIPAPLPVYTTEEIGQVAHAVDELHTQALLLAGDEARLRLLVNDMFETMSRRSRSLVDQQLSLIDRLERNEEDPDRLDSLFRLDHLAARLRRNSANLLVLAGAQLARDQREPVPLSTVINAAVSEVEDYRRVEIADLPDCRLIGGVAGGAIHLFAELIDNALRYSPPSTYARISGARGGDGGVVLRIADSGLGMNDSDRRMANMRLQAGGEVTPDPTPDNARHMGLFVVGRIAARHGIRVGLRGPAPEEAGTGTTAEIYLPPEVLEGFGSGPAGISAEPRERIRAVSSPSAKLASGPPDTPNGVTRQRPVAATPDTGSGEAPPISLLPRRPGSSGISDVPDAPAAQPPLPKRRRELATAWWENENQSRPQPPSPQGTPKPAQKPAPKQAPKPTSKPTPKPAVSDTSAFFAARSRGTGAPPPARAPKPSPPAAGPSKDDVIYRRMLSEMMGDPHDLVNSPDLDWQSVWDRGWSLAAEADEKPVEQRTADHGLPVRTPGARLVPGAADDDSLVPSNGGLHAARDPEAVRASFSNHFGGVRSGRSHARHSSQGPDEE, from the coding sequence ATGACGATGTTCAACCGCCCGGCCGGCGTGGCCGAGGCGGCGCCCGCCGAGTTCGCGAAGCCCAAGGCGAGTGCGGCAGCCCCGGCGAAGCGCCCGCCGGCCTGGTCGCCGAGCAACTGGCCGGTCGGGTGGAAGGTGCTCGCGATCGTGCTGGTCCCGCTCGTCCTGGCGGTGATTTTCGGCGGGCTGCGCGTCAACACCGCCATGTCGACTTCCAGCGGCCTGAGGCTGGCCGCCGAGCGCGCCGACTTGCTGCCGGCGCTCACCAAATACATGTCGGCACTGGACGTCGCGCTGTTGGCGAACTCGACCGGACACGACGTCGAGGGCGCGAAGAAGAACTATGACGCCCGCAAGGGTGAGTTGCAGACCCGGCTGTCGAACACCGATGTGACCCCCGATGTCCGGTCGGGGGTGGGCACGCTGCTGGGTGGCGGTCAGTCGCTGCTGGACAAGGTGGCCGACAACAGCATTGGTCTGCGGGACCGGGTGACCACCTACGCGCCGTTGCTGCTGACGGCCGAGGACGTCATCAACGCATCGGTGCAGGTGGACGACGAGCAGATCCGGGCACAGGCACAGGGTTTGAGCCGGGCGGTCGGGGCCCGCGGCCAGATGACGATGCAGGAAATCCTGGTGACCCGCGGCGCCGACCTGCCCGAGCCGCAGTTGCGCACCTCGATGATCACCCTGGCCGGCACCGAACCGTCCACGCTGTTCGGGATGAGCGAGGTACTCGGCGCGGGTTCGCCGGAGGCCAAGACGCTGCAGCAGCAGATGGTGACCCGGATGGCGATCATGTCCGATCCGGCCGCCGTGCTCGTCGACAACCCGGACTTGCTGCGCTCGATCCAGACCACCGACGCGATCGCCGAACAGGTCGTCACCGACGCCACCGCGTCGGTGACGAAGTCGGTGCAAACCCAGGCCCACGATCGGCGCAACTCCGCGATCGTCGACGGCGTCGCGGTGCTGGCCGCCATCGTGATCGCACTGATCATCGTGCTGCTGATGGCGCGCGCGCTGGTGATGCCGTTGCGGGTGCTGCGCGACGGCGCGCTCAGGGTCGCCCACACCGACCTCGAGGAGGAAATCGCACGGGTCAAAGCCGGTGAGGCCGAACCGATTCCGGCTCCGCTGCCGGTATACACCACCGAGGAAATCGGCCAGGTCGCGCACGCGGTGGACGAGCTGCACACCCAGGCGCTGCTGCTGGCCGGTGACGAGGCGCGGTTGCGACTGCTGGTCAACGACATGTTCGAGACGATGTCGCGGCGCAGCCGTTCGTTGGTCGACCAGCAGCTGTCGCTGATCGACCGGCTGGAGCGCAACGAAGAGGATCCCGATCGCCTGGACAGCCTCTTCCGGCTGGATCACCTGGCGGCGCGGCTGCGCCGCAACAGCGCCAACTTGCTGGTGCTCGCCGGCGCCCAGCTGGCCCGCGACCAGCGCGAGCCGGTTCCGCTGTCGACCGTGATCAACGCGGCTGTCTCCGAGGTCGAGGACTACCGCCGCGTCGAAATCGCGGACCTGCCCGACTGCAGGCTGATCGGTGGGGTCGCCGGCGGCGCCATCCATCTGTTCGCCGAGCTGATCGATAACGCCCTGCGCTATTCGCCGCCGTCGACGTATGCCCGGATTTCCGGGGCGCGCGGTGGAGACGGAGGCGTGGTGCTGCGGATCGCCGACTCCGGTTTGGGCATGAACGACTCCGACCGGCGGATGGCCAACATGCGTCTGCAGGCCGGCGGCGAGGTCACCCCCGACCCCACTCCGGACAATGCGCGCCATATGGGGCTTTTCGTGGTGGGCCGCATCGCTGCCCGGCACGGCATCCGGGTCGGGCTGCGGGGCCCGGCGCCCGAGGAGGCGGGCACCGGTACGACCGCCGAGATCTACCTGCCACCGGAGGTGCTGGAGGGCTTCGGCAGCGGCCCGGCCGGAATCTCGGCGGAGCCGCGTGAACGGATCCGGGCGGTCTCGTCACCGAGCGCCAAGCTGGCCAGCGGACCGCCGGACACCCCCAATGGCGTGACGCGTCAGCGCCCCGTCGCGGCCACCCCCGACACCGGCTCGGGCGAGGCGCCACCGATCTCGTTGCTGCCCCGCCGTCCCGGCTCCAGCGGCATCAGCGACGTCCCCGACGCGCCCGCCGCCCAGCCGCCGCTGCCCAAGCGCCGCCGTGAACTGGCCACTGCGTGGTGGGAGAACGAGAACCAGTCGCGACCCCAGCCGCCGTCCCCGCAGGGGACGCCAAAGCCAGCGCAAAAGCCAGCGCCAAAGCAAGCGCCAAAGCCGACCTCGAAGCCGACCCCGAAGCCGGCGGTATCGGACACTTCGGCGTTCTTCGCGGCGCGGTCGCGCGGGACCGGCGCCCCGCCGCCCGCCCGCGCGCCCAAGCCGAGTCCTCCGGCGGCCGGTCCGTCGAAGGACGACGTGATCTATCGGCGGATGCTTTCGGAGATGATGGGTGACCCGCACGACCTGGTCAACAGCCCCGACCTGGACTGGCAATCGGTGTGGGATCGCGGGTGGTCGCTGGCCGCCGAGGCCGACGAAAAGCCCGTCGAGCAGCGCACCGCCGACCACGGCCTGCCGGTGCGTACGCCCGGAGCCCGGCTGGTGCCCGGCGCGGCCGACGACGATTCCCTCGTACCATCGAACGGCGGGCTGCACGCGGCCCGCGACCCCGAGGCGGTTCGCGCCTCGTTCAGTAACCATTTCGGCGGCGTGCGCAGCGGACGGTCCCACGCCCGCCACTCGAGTCAAGGACCCGACGAGGAATGA
- a CDS encoding serine protease inhibitor: MTSAGTSLDWLVTKFAREVPGVAHALLVSVDGLPIAASELLPRERADQLAAVASGLASLATGAAQLFDGGQVLQSVVEMQNGYLLLMRVGDGSHLATLADTSCDIGQIGYEMAILVEQVGGVVQSTRRSATHRS; this comes from the coding sequence ATGACTTCTGCAGGCACCTCACTCGACTGGCTGGTGACGAAGTTCGCCCGCGAGGTTCCCGGGGTGGCGCATGCGCTGCTGGTGTCCGTCGACGGTCTGCCCATCGCCGCCAGCGAGCTGCTGCCCCGCGAACGAGCCGACCAACTGGCCGCCGTGGCCTCCGGGCTGGCCAGCCTCGCGACCGGTGCCGCGCAGCTGTTCGACGGCGGGCAGGTGCTGCAGTCGGTGGTCGAGATGCAGAACGGCTACCTGCTGTTGATGCGCGTCGGGGATGGCTCGCACCTGGCGACGCTGGCCGACACGTCGTGCGACATCGGCCAGATCGGATACGAGATGGCGATCCTCGTCGAACAGGTGGGCGGCGTCGTGCAGTCCACCCGCCGTTCCGCTACTCATCGTTCGTGA
- a CDS encoding class I SAM-dependent methyltransferase, which translates to MVEQSIWMRKVVADPGHSDWYIERFRAMARDGKDLVGEARMIDAMAPRGAHILDAGCGAGRVGGYLATVGHQVVGVDVDPALIAAAEQDYPGPQWLVGDLAELDLPARGIAERFDVIVSAGNVMTFLAPSTRGQVLNRLRAHVADDGRAAIGFGAGRDYEFTDFLQHATAAGFAPDVLLSTWDLRPFTDDSDFLVAILRPA; encoded by the coding sequence ATGGTCGAGCAGAGCATCTGGATGCGCAAGGTAGTTGCCGATCCAGGACACTCGGACTGGTACATCGAGCGCTTCCGTGCCATGGCCCGCGACGGCAAGGATCTGGTCGGCGAGGCGCGCATGATCGACGCCATGGCTCCGCGCGGCGCCCACATCCTCGACGCCGGTTGCGGCGCCGGACGGGTGGGCGGGTATCTGGCCACGGTCGGTCACCAGGTGGTCGGAGTGGACGTCGACCCGGCGCTGATCGCCGCGGCCGAGCAGGACTACCCGGGCCCGCAGTGGCTGGTCGGCGATCTCGCCGAGCTGGACTTGCCCGCGCGCGGCATCGCCGAACGGTTCGACGTGATCGTGTCCGCCGGCAACGTGATGACGTTCCTCGCGCCCAGTACCCGCGGGCAGGTGCTCAACCGGCTACGCGCCCATGTCGCCGACGATGGTCGAGCGGCGATCGGATTCGGCGCCGGGCGCGACTATGAGTTCACCGATTTTCTTCAGCACGCGACGGCCGCGGGATTCGCTCCCGATGTGCTGCTGTCCACCTGGGATCTGCGACCGTTCACCGACGACTCCGACTTCCTCGTCGCGATCCTTCGGCCCGCGTAG
- a CDS encoding GTP-binding protein: protein MALKHSDSGATASTKIVIAGGFGAGKTTFVGAVSEIMPLRTEEIVTDASAGVDVLEATPDKRTTTVAMDFGRITLDRDLVLYLFGTPGQRRFWFMWDDLVRGAIGAIVLVDCRRLQDSFAAVDFFEHRNLPFLIAVNQFDGAPRYPVAAIREALALSPHIPVINVDARDRRSATDALIAISEYALQSLTA from the coding sequence GTGGCCTTAAAGCACTCTGACTCCGGCGCCACCGCCTCGACGAAGATCGTCATCGCCGGTGGGTTCGGCGCCGGCAAGACCACCTTCGTCGGGGCGGTCTCGGAGATCATGCCGCTGCGCACCGAGGAGATCGTCACCGACGCCTCGGCCGGCGTCGACGTGCTCGAAGCCACCCCCGACAAGCGCACCACCACGGTGGCGATGGACTTCGGCCGGATCACGCTGGACCGCGATCTGGTGCTCTACCTGTTCGGCACGCCCGGCCAGCGGCGGTTCTGGTTCATGTGGGACGACCTGGTGCGCGGTGCCATCGGCGCGATCGTACTGGTCGACTGCCGCCGGTTGCAGGACAGCTTCGCCGCCGTCGACTTCTTCGAGCACCGCAACCTGCCGTTCCTGATCGCGGTTAACCAATTCGACGGTGCGCCAAGGTATCCCGTCGCTGCGATACGCGAAGCGCTGGCGCTGTCCCCGCACATTCCGGTGATCAACGTCGACGCCAGGGATCGCCGGTCGGCCACCGATGCGCTGATCGCGATCAGCGAGTACGCGCTGCAAAGCCTGACGGCTTGA
- a CDS encoding DUF742 domain-containing protein, which yields MDKREAGPPSHEASLVRPYTLTAGRTNAGIDIPLEAPVQTLPAGQAHRWPADDARGKIIGLCVKSPSVAEVSARLNLPIGVTRVLVGDLVLSGYLRVHSTLSEQSTRDERHELIGRTLRGLKAL from the coding sequence ATGGACAAACGCGAAGCCGGGCCGCCCTCACATGAGGCGAGCCTGGTCCGCCCGTACACCCTGACGGCCGGGCGGACGAACGCGGGCATCGACATTCCGCTGGAAGCGCCGGTTCAGACGTTGCCGGCCGGGCAGGCTCACCGCTGGCCGGCCGACGATGCGAGAGGCAAGATCATCGGACTGTGCGTGAAAAGCCCGTCCGTCGCCGAGGTGTCGGCCCGGCTGAACCTGCCGATCGGGGTTACGCGCGTCCTGGTCGGTGATCTGGTCCTGTCCGGTTACCTCCGGGTGCATAGCACCTTGAGCGAGCAGTCGACCCGCGATGAGCGCCACGAACTGATAGGAAGGACCCTGCGTGGCCTTAAAGCACTCTGA
- a CDS encoding nitroreductase family protein, which translates to MTLNLSVDELLTTTRSVRKRLDFDKPVSREVLMECLELALQAPTGSNAQGWQWMFVEDAEKKKAIGDIYLSNAQPYLSAPKPDYGEGDTRGERMGKVVDSAMYLAEHMHEAPVLMIPCIAGREDKSPLGGVSFWASLFPAVWSFCLALRSRGLGSCWTTLHLLGDGERRAAEVLGIPYEKFSQGGLFPIAYTKGTDFRPAKRLPAETLTHWNTW; encoded by the coding sequence ATGACCCTCAACCTGTCCGTCGACGAACTTCTCACCACCACCCGCTCGGTTCGCAAACGCCTCGACTTCGACAAGCCGGTGTCTCGCGAGGTCCTGATGGAATGCCTCGAGCTGGCGTTGCAGGCGCCCACGGGTTCCAACGCGCAGGGCTGGCAGTGGATGTTCGTGGAGGACGCCGAGAAGAAGAAGGCGATCGGCGACATCTACCTGTCGAACGCCCAGCCCTACCTCAGCGCGCCGAAGCCCGACTACGGCGAGGGCGATACCCGCGGGGAACGGATGGGCAAGGTCGTGGATTCGGCGATGTATCTCGCCGAGCACATGCACGAGGCGCCGGTGCTGATGATCCCGTGCATCGCGGGCCGCGAAGACAAGTCGCCACTGGGCGGCGTCTCGTTCTGGGCGTCGCTGTTCCCGGCGGTCTGGAGCTTCTGCCTGGCGTTGCGCTCCCGCGGGCTGGGCTCCTGCTGGACGACGCTGCACCTGCTGGGCGACGGCGAGCGCAGGGCCGCCGAGGTGCTCGGCATTCCCTACGAGAAATTCAGCCAGGGTGGGCTGTTCCCGATCGCCTACACCAAAGGCACCGACTTCCGTCCGGCCAAACGGCTGCCGGCCGAGACCCTGACGCACTGGAACACCTGGTAG
- a CDS encoding tRNA (cytidine(34)-2'-O)-methyltransferase: MFRLLFYSPRIAPNTGNAIRTAAATGAELHLVEPMGFDLSESKVRRAGLDYHDLASVTVHATLQAAWQALMPARVFAFTAHAPTSFTDVAYQPGDVLMFGPEPDGLDAQTLADSHVTGQVRIPMLAGRRSLNLSNAAAIAIYEAWRQHGYPGAV; this comes from the coding sequence GTGTTCCGGCTGCTGTTCTACTCGCCGCGGATCGCGCCTAACACGGGCAACGCCATCCGGACGGCCGCGGCCACCGGCGCCGAATTGCATCTGGTTGAGCCGATGGGCTTCGACCTGTCCGAATCCAAGGTGCGCCGCGCCGGATTGGACTACCACGACCTGGCCTCGGTCACCGTGCACGCAACGCTGCAGGCCGCGTGGCAGGCGCTGATGCCGGCGCGGGTGTTCGCGTTCACCGCGCATGCGCCGACATCGTTCACCGACGTCGCGTATCAGCCCGGCGACGTGCTGATGTTCGGTCCGGAGCCCGACGGGCTGGATGCGCAAACCCTCGCCGACAGCCACGTCACCGGCCAGGTACGCATCCCGATGCTGGCCGGCCGCCGGTCGCTGAACCTGTCCAACGCCGCGGCGATCGCGATCTACGAGGCCTGGCGCCAGCACGGCTATCCCGGCGCGGTGTAG
- a CDS encoding error-prone DNA polymerase → MGFSNEPRSWAELERLLDGKPRHAGAPTPSGPAQEAPFSHKRPAYRPPDGGRTARSAVAHSVSYAELHAHSAYSFLDGASTPEELVEEAARLGLRALALTDHNGLYGAVRFAEAAAELDVRTVFGAELSLGASSVASSVSQARTENPDPPGPHLLVLARGPEGYRRLSRQLAAAHLAGGEKGKLCFDIDTLTEAAGGHWHILTGCRKGHVRQALSDGGPDAAAEALAGLVDRFGAQRVSVELTHHGQPLDDERNATLAALAQRVGVGVVATTGAHFAHPSRRRLAMAMGAIRARQSLESAAGWLAPLGGSHLRSGEEMARLFAQWPEAVSAAAELGEQCAFGLALIAPQLPPFDVPDGHTEDSWLRQLVMAGARDRYGLPEGAPRAYAQIEHELKVIAQLRFPGYFLVVHDIARFCRCNNILCQGRGSAANSAVCYALGVTAVDPVANELLFERFLSPARDGPPDIDMDIESDQREKVIQYVYDKYGRDYAAQVANVITYRSKIAVRDMARALGYSQGQQDAWSKQISHWNGLADAADVDGIPPQVLELANQIRNLPRHMGIHSGGMVICDRPIADVCPVEWARMENRSVLQWDKDDCAAIGLVKFDLLGLGMLSALHYAKDLVAEHKGVEVDLARLDLSEPAVYEMLQRADSVGVFQVESRAQMATLPRLKPRVFYDLVVEVALIRPGPIQGGSVHPYIRRRNGIDPVVYDHPSMEPALRKTLGVPLFQEQLMQLAVDCAGFSAAEADQLRRAMGSKRSTERMQRLRGRFYEGMRELHGATDEVIDRTYEKLEAFANFGFPESHALSFASLVFYSSWFKLHHPAAFCAALLRAQPMGFYSPQSLVADARRHGVLVHGPDVNASLAHATLENAGTEVRLGLGAVRHIGDDLAEQLVEERKANGAFASLLDLTTRVQLSVPQTEALATAGALGCFEMSRREALWAAGAAATQRPDRLPGVGAHGADGSHIPALPGMSELELAAADVWATGISPDSYPTQFLRADLNAMGVVPAEELLDVPDGDRVLIAGAVTHRQRPATAQGVTFINLEDETGMVNVLCTPGVWARHRKLANTAPALLVRGQIQNASGAVTVVAERLGRITLAVGSKSRDFR, encoded by the coding sequence GTGGGCTTCAGCAATGAGCCGCGGAGTTGGGCGGAACTGGAGCGGCTGCTCGACGGCAAGCCGCGCCATGCCGGCGCGCCCACCCCATCCGGCCCGGCGCAAGAGGCTCCCTTCTCGCACAAGCGCCCGGCCTATCGACCACCGGACGGTGGCCGGACGGCCCGCTCGGCGGTCGCTCATTCCGTTTCGTATGCCGAGCTGCACGCGCATTCGGCGTACAGCTTTCTGGACGGCGCCAGCACGCCCGAGGAGTTGGTCGAGGAGGCCGCCCGGCTGGGTCTGCGGGCGCTGGCGCTGACCGACCACAACGGTCTGTACGGGGCGGTGCGGTTCGCCGAAGCCGCCGCCGAACTCGACGTGCGCACCGTGTTCGGCGCCGAGCTGTCGCTGGGCGCTTCGTCGGTAGCCTCTTCGGTTTCGCAGGCCCGTACCGAGAATCCGGATCCGCCCGGCCCGCATCTGCTGGTGTTGGCCCGCGGCCCGGAGGGTTACCGGCGGCTGTCGCGGCAGCTGGCCGCGGCGCATCTGGCCGGTGGCGAGAAGGGCAAGCTGTGCTTCGACATCGACACGCTGACCGAAGCCGCGGGCGGGCATTGGCACATCCTGACGGGATGCCGTAAAGGCCATGTCCGCCAAGCGCTTTCCGATGGCGGGCCGGACGCCGCTGCGGAGGCGCTGGCCGGTCTGGTGGACCGGTTCGGCGCGCAGCGGGTCAGCGTCGAGTTGACCCATCATGGTCAGCCGCTCGACGACGAGCGCAACGCGACCCTGGCGGCCCTGGCGCAGCGGGTCGGCGTCGGCGTCGTCGCCACCACCGGAGCACATTTCGCCCATCCGTCGCGCCGGCGGCTGGCCATGGCGATGGGCGCGATCCGGGCCCGGCAGTCGCTGGAGTCGGCCGCCGGATGGCTGGCCCCGCTGGGCGGCTCACACCTACGGTCCGGCGAGGAGATGGCCCGGCTGTTCGCGCAGTGGCCCGAGGCGGTGAGCGCCGCGGCCGAACTCGGCGAGCAGTGCGCGTTCGGACTGGCATTGATCGCGCCGCAGCTGCCGCCGTTCGACGTGCCCGACGGGCACACCGAGGACAGCTGGTTGCGGCAGTTGGTGATGGCGGGCGCGCGTGACCGGTACGGGCTCCCCGAGGGCGCGCCGCGGGCGTATGCGCAGATCGAACACGAGCTGAAAGTCATTGCCCAGCTTCGGTTTCCGGGTTACTTCCTGGTGGTGCACGACATCGCCCGATTCTGCCGGTGCAACAACATCCTGTGCCAGGGCAGGGGGTCGGCGGCAAACTCCGCGGTCTGTTACGCCCTGGGGGTCACCGCGGTCGATCCGGTGGCCAACGAGTTGTTGTTCGAGCGCTTCCTGTCGCCGGCCCGCGACGGGCCACCCGACATCGACATGGATATCGAGTCGGATCAGCGCGAGAAGGTCATCCAATACGTCTACGACAAATACGGCCGCGACTACGCCGCCCAGGTCGCCAACGTCATCACCTACCGGAGCAAGATCGCGGTGCGCGACATGGCCCGTGCCCTGGGTTATTCGCAAGGCCAGCAGGATGCGTGGAGCAAGCAGATCAGCCACTGGAACGGGCTGGCCGACGCCGCGGACGTCGATGGCATCCCGCCACAGGTGCTCGAACTGGCCAACCAGATCCGGAATCTGCCGCGGCACATGGGAATTCACTCCGGCGGTATGGTGATCTGCGACCGCCCGATCGCGGACGTGTGTCCGGTGGAGTGGGCGCGGATGGAGAATCGCAGCGTCCTGCAATGGGACAAGGACGACTGTGCGGCCATCGGTTTGGTGAAGTTCGACCTACTCGGGCTCGGCATGCTCTCGGCGCTGCACTATGCGAAAGACCTTGTGGCCGAACACAAAGGCGTCGAGGTCGACCTGGCCCGCCTCGATCTCTCCGAGCCCGCGGTGTACGAGATGCTGCAGCGTGCCGATTCCGTCGGGGTGTTCCAGGTGGAGTCGCGCGCGCAGATGGCCACCCTGCCCAGGCTCAAGCCCCGGGTGTTCTACGACCTGGTGGTGGAGGTCGCGCTGATCCGGCCCGGACCCATCCAGGGCGGGTCGGTGCACCCCTACATCCGGCGGCGCAACGGCATCGACCCGGTCGTCTACGACCACCCGTCCATGGAACCGGCATTGCGAAAGACGCTGGGAGTGCCGCTTTTCCAGGAGCAGCTGATGCAGCTCGCGGTCGACTGCGCCGGCTTCTCGGCCGCCGAGGCCGATCAGTTGCGCCGCGCCATGGGGTCCAAGCGTTCGACCGAGCGGATGCAACGGCTGCGGGGCAGGTTCTACGAGGGCATGCGCGAACTGCATGGCGCCACCGACGAGGTGATCGACCGGACCTACGAAAAGCTGGAAGCGTTCGCCAATTTCGGCTTTCCGGAAAGTCATGCGCTGTCCTTCGCGTCGCTGGTGTTCTACTCGTCGTGGTTCAAGCTGCACCACCCGGCCGCGTTCTGCGCCGCACTGCTGCGCGCCCAGCCGATGGGGTTCTATTCACCGCAGTCGCTGGTGGCCGATGCGCGCCGGCACGGCGTGCTGGTGCACGGGCCCGACGTCAACGCCAGCCTGGCGCACGCCACCCTCGAGAACGCCGGCACCGAAGTCCGCCTGGGGCTGGGTGCGGTCCGCCATATCGGCGACGACCTCGCCGAGCAGCTGGTCGAAGAGCGAAAAGCCAACGGCGCCTTCGCTTCCCTGCTGGACCTGACCACCCGGGTGCAGCTCTCCGTGCCGCAGACCGAGGCGCTGGCGACGGCCGGGGCGCTGGGCTGCTTCGAGATGTCGCGGCGGGAGGCGCTGTGGGCGGCCGGGGCCGCGGCCACCCAACGGCCGGACCGGCTGCCCGGGGTGGGTGCCCACGGTGCTGATGGGTCACACATCCCGGCGCTGCCCGGAATGAGCGAGCTGGAACTGGCCGCCGCCGACGTGTGGGCCACCGGCATCTCCCCGGACAGCTACCCGACCCAGTTCCTGCGGGCCGACCTGAACGCGATGGGGGTGGTGCCCGCCGAGGAGCTGCTCGACGTGCCCGACGGCGACCGCGTGCTGATCGCCGGCGCGGTGACCCATCGGCAGCGACCCGCCACGGCGCAGGGGGTGACGTTCATCAACCTCGAGGACGAGACCGGGATGGTCAACGTGCTCTGCACACCCGGGGTGTGGGCGCGACACCGCAAGCTCGCGAACACGGCACCGGCGCTGCTGGTCCGCGGTCAGATCCAAAACGCCAGCGGCGCAGTCACCGTCGTGGCCGAGCGGCTGGGCCGCATCACCCTGGCCGTCGGATCCAAGTCTCGCGACTTCCGCTGA